The following are from one region of the Silene latifolia isolate original U9 population chromosome 9, ASM4854445v1, whole genome shotgun sequence genome:
- the LOC141598689 gene encoding ultraviolet-B receptor UVR8 isoform X5, which translates to MEETENNEEQEQLEDTKVNSHQETATNDQEIWSWGAGTEGQLGTGKLNDEYTPQLLHNLTNSLSNYGTVSTLSCGGAHVIALTSGGKVLTWGRGASGQLGHGQVVSNCLNPKLVDCLSSFNICQVSAGWNHSGFVSDSGSLFTCGDGSFGQLGHGDCQSCSTPTEVSFFSSKHVEQVACGMRHTLVQTKGNSGDQLYGFGSNNRGQLGVSKNKIRSVSIPQPCLEFDSAQVVTVIANGDHSAAISGEGKVSMLGGRHHGTLSEPENTAPDHNSFENAENPKLQEVAGLDGRRAVQIAAGAEHSAVVTDDGEIWTWGWGEHGQLGLGNTNDQTLPQLVPLQNANQHKSLTSRVYCGSGFTFAVRTHLQVDEDSNNNDNIRAIPK; encoded by the exons ATGGAGGAAACAGAAAACAACGAAGAACAAGAACAACTAGAGGACACAAAAGTAAATTCACACCAAGAAACAGCAACAAATGATCAAGAAATATGGAGTTGGGGAGCAGGAACTGAAGGACAACTAGGTACAGGAAAACTAAATGACGAATATACCCCTCAGCTTCTTCACAACCTCACCAATTCACTCTCCAACTATGGCACAGTCTCTACTCTCTCCTGTGGTGGTGCCCATGTCATTGCCTTGACTTCAG GTGGAAAGGTGTTAACTTGGGGAAGAGGAGCATCTGGGCAATTGGGGCATGGACAGGTTGTGTCGAATTGTTTGAACCCTAAGCTCGTGGATTGCCTTTCAAGTTTCAATATATGTCAGGTTTCTGCTGGTTGGAATCACTCTGGTTTCGTTTCAG ATTCTGGGTCCCTCTTCACTTGTGGGGATGGCTCGTTTGGTCAGTTGGGTCATGGTGATTGTCAGTCCTGCAGTACCCCAACGGAGGTTTCATTTTTCAGCTCTAAGCATGTGGAGCAAGTAGCTTGTGGCATGCGACATACATTGGTACAAACAAAAG GTAACTCAGGAGACCAATTATATGGATTTGGATCCAACAACCGTGGTCAGCTAGGCgtttcaaaaaataaaataagatcAGTGAGTATTCCTCAGCCATGTTTAGAATTCGACAGTGCTCAAGTGGTTACAGTTATCGCTAATGGAGACCATAGTGCTGCAATATCTG GTGAAGGGAAAGTATCCATGCTTGGAGGCAGACATCATGGAACGCTCAGTGAACCTGAAAACACAGCTCCTGATCATAACTCATTCG AAAATGCAGAAAATCCGAAGTTGCAGGAAGTAGCTGGTCTTGATGGGAGACGAGCTGTACAAATCGCAGCTGGAGCTGAACACTCGGCTGTAGTAACAG ACGATGGAGAAATATGGACATGGGGTTGGGGGGAACACGGTCAACTAGGCTTAGGGAATACGAATGACCAAACTTTACCCCAGCTGGTGCCTCTTCAGAACGCTAACCAACACAAGAGCTTGACATCGAGAGTGTACTGCGGAAGTGGATTCACATTTGCTGTGCGGACACACCTTCAAGTAGACGAGGACagcaacaacaacgacaacatcagAGCCATCCCAAAGTGA
- the LOC141598689 gene encoding ultraviolet-B receptor UVR8 isoform X2, whose product MEETENNEEQEQLEDTKVNSHQETATNDQEIWSWGAGTEGQLGTGKLNDEYTPQLLHNLTNSLSNYGTVSTLSCGGAHVIALTSGGKVLTWGRGASGQLGHGQVVSNCLNPKLVDCLSSFNICQVSAGWNHSGFVSDSGSLFTCGDGSFGQLGHGDCQSCSTPTEVSFFSSKHVEQVACGMRHTLVQTKGNSGDQLYGFGSNNRGQLGVSKNKIRSVSIPQPCLEFDSAQVVTVIANGDHSAAISADGNLYTWGRSFSSHSNIYVPELLSSSLSFKEAALGWNHALLLTGEGKVSMLGGRHHGTLSEPENTAPDHNSFDSENAENPKLQEVAGLDGRRAVQIAAGAEHSAVVTDDGEIWTWGWGEHGQLGLGNTNDQTLPQLVPLQNANQHKSLTSRVYCGSGFTFAVRTHLQVDEDSNNNDNIRAIPK is encoded by the exons ATGGAGGAAACAGAAAACAACGAAGAACAAGAACAACTAGAGGACACAAAAGTAAATTCACACCAAGAAACAGCAACAAATGATCAAGAAATATGGAGTTGGGGAGCAGGAACTGAAGGACAACTAGGTACAGGAAAACTAAATGACGAATATACCCCTCAGCTTCTTCACAACCTCACCAATTCACTCTCCAACTATGGCACAGTCTCTACTCTCTCCTGTGGTGGTGCCCATGTCATTGCCTTGACTTCAG GTGGAAAGGTGTTAACTTGGGGAAGAGGAGCATCTGGGCAATTGGGGCATGGACAGGTTGTGTCGAATTGTTTGAACCCTAAGCTCGTGGATTGCCTTTCAAGTTTCAATATATGTCAGGTTTCTGCTGGTTGGAATCACTCTGGTTTCGTTTCAG ATTCTGGGTCCCTCTTCACTTGTGGGGATGGCTCGTTTGGTCAGTTGGGTCATGGTGATTGTCAGTCCTGCAGTACCCCAACGGAGGTTTCATTTTTCAGCTCTAAGCATGTGGAGCAAGTAGCTTGTGGCATGCGACATACATTGGTACAAACAAAAG GTAACTCAGGAGACCAATTATATGGATTTGGATCCAACAACCGTGGTCAGCTAGGCgtttcaaaaaataaaataagatcAGTGAGTATTCCTCAGCCATGTTTAGAATTCGACAGTGCTCAAGTGGTTACAGTTATCGCTAATGGAGACCATAGTGCTGCAATATCTG CTGATGGGAATCTCTACACTTGGGGAAGAAGCTTCAGCAGCCATTCGAATATCTATGTTCCTGAGCTGCTGTCGTCATCTTTGAGTTTCAAAGAAGCTGCTCTGGGGTGGAATCACGCTCTTTTGTTAACAG GTGAAGGGAAAGTATCCATGCTTGGAGGCAGACATCATGGAACGCTCAGTGAACCTGAAAACACAGCTCCTGATCATAACTCATTCG ACTCAGAAAATGCAGAAAATCCGAAGTTGCAGGAAGTAGCTGGTCTTGATGGGAGACGAGCTGTACAAATCGCAGCTGGAGCTGAACACTCGGCTGTAGTAACAG ACGATGGAGAAATATGGACATGGGGTTGGGGGGAACACGGTCAACTAGGCTTAGGGAATACGAATGACCAAACTTTACCCCAGCTGGTGCCTCTTCAGAACGCTAACCAACACAAGAGCTTGACATCGAGAGTGTACTGCGGAAGTGGATTCACATTTGCTGTGCGGACACACCTTCAAGTAGACGAGGACagcaacaacaacgacaacatcagAGCCATCCCAAAGTGA
- the LOC141598686 gene encoding uncharacterized protein LOC141598686: protein MASTEPTTTETTTVTTTATSTTSEGPVLTVLTKRIRALRKKLNRILQMEQSVSQGKPLNPEQLDVLRSKPALLTLLDELEKLRAPISAALDEEISLATTVSHENTNNSDNAAEDLVKLMYFGSLFDVKQQSEFTSLMLTKTHERACCLTYDCVTDDAVDLLGEKDFDLISELLGLMIAKPVDSTLTHRDAVDRCLEHAKLWIQKSDQPVHPQSDVTYAMLREKLNKIMSSGYYTATPEMKGPVEVAAAAAVANFGSFQVPIHESMVNAQVPIQVEGSHEQYQVEVEGTTEQYQETENTASYEVPSHQENAATYEEPEIAERHQSVNSEEFHKDEKEAENPPPEVVSVQTDQEQYQNDDGEHGFQNVNYKDQQYAPRGGRRGGSRGGGGGRRGGYFNGRGGRGTGRGNGPYQNGRSQYNDNSYPRNYYNRRGRGGAAGGGGNGNGNGGYFNNSSGAEGNHPRGDIGVAS, encoded by the exons ATGGCATCAACCGAACCAACCACAACCGAAACAACCACCGTAACAACCACCGCAACATCAACAACCTCCGAAGGACCAGTCCTAACCGTACTCACAAAACGCATCCGCGCCCTCCGCAAAAAACTCAACCGTATTCTTCAAATGGAACAATCCGTTTCCCAAGGCAAACCGCTTAATCCCGAACAACTCGACGTCCTCCGGTCCAAACCGGCTCTCTTAACTCTCCTCGACGAGTTAGAAAAGCTCCGCGCTCCGATTTCCGCCGCTCTCGACGAAGAAATCTCCCTCGCTACCACCGTCAGTCACGAGAATACGAACAACAGTGACAATGCGGCTGAGGATCTGGTGAAGTTGATGTATTTTGGGAGTTTATTTGATGTGAAACAACAAAGCGAGTTTACGTCATTAATGTTGACTAAAACGCATGAACGAGCTTGTTGTTTGACTTATGATTGTGTTACTGATGATGCTGTTGATTTACTTGGAGAAAAGGATTTCGATTTGATTTCGGAGTTGCTAGGGTTGATGATTGCGAAACCGGTTGATTCTACGCTTACGCATCGAGATGCGGTTGACAGGTGTTTGGAGCATGCGAAATTGTGGATTCAGAAGTCTGATCAGCCTGTTCATCCGCAATCTGATGTTACTT ATGCTATGTTGAGAGAGAAGCTGAATAAGATTATGTCGTCGGGTTATTATACCGCAACTCCAGAGATGAAGGGGCCAGTAGAAGTTGCTGCTGCGGCAGCTGTTGCAAACTTTGGTTCTTTTCAGGTACCAATCCATGAGTCCATGGTGAATGCTCAGGTGCCCATCCAAGTGGAGGGATCACATGAGCAATATCAGGTGGAGGTGGAGGGAACAACTGAGCAATATCAGGAAACT GAGAATACTGCCAGTTATGAAGTTCCGTCACATCAGGAGAATGCTGCCACTTACGAAGAACCAGAGATAGCTGAACGCCACCAATCTGTTAATTCTGAGGAGTTTCATAAG GATGAAAAGGAAGCGGAGAATCCTCCTCCTGAAGTCGTCTCAGTACAAACTGATCAAGAACAATACCAGAATGACGATGGAGAGCATGGCTTCCAGAATGTCAACTACAAGGATCAGCAATACGCTCCACGAGGAGGCCGAAGAGGTGGTAGTCGAGGTGGTGGGGGTGGCCGAAGGGGGGGTTACTTTAATGGACGAGGAGGCAGAGGTACTGGCAGGGGTAACGGGCCCTACCAGAATGGTCGCAGTCAGTACAATGATAATTCCTATCCTAGAAACTACTACAATAGACGAGGTAGAGGCGGGGCTGCTGGTGGTGGCGGTAACGGCAACGGTAATGGTGGATACTTCAACAATTCATCAGGAGCTGAAGGCAACCACCCTCGAGGGGATATAGGGGTCGCATCATAA
- the LOC141598689 gene encoding ultraviolet-B receptor UVR8 isoform X3 → MEETENNEEQEQLEDTKVNSHQETATNDQEIWSWGAGTEGQLGTGKLNDEYTPQLLHNLTNSLSNYGTVSTLSCGGAHVIALTSGGKVLTWGRGASGQLGHGQVVSNCLNPKLVDCLSSFNICQVSAGWNHSGFVSDSGSLFTCGDGSFGQLGHGDCQSCSTPTEVSFFSSKHVEQVACGMRHTLVQTKGNSGDQLYGFGSNNRGQLGVSKNKIRSVSIPQPCLEFDSAQVVTVIANGDHSAAISADGNLYTWGRSFSSHSNIYVPELLSSSLSFKEAALGWNHALLLTGEGKVSMLGGRHHGTLSEPENTAPDHNSFENAENPKLQEVAGLDGRRAVQIAAGAEHSAVVTDDGEIWTWGWGEHGQLGLGNTNDQTLPQLVPLQNANQHKSLTSRVYCGSGFTFAVRTHLQVDEDSNNNDNIRAIPK, encoded by the exons ATGGAGGAAACAGAAAACAACGAAGAACAAGAACAACTAGAGGACACAAAAGTAAATTCACACCAAGAAACAGCAACAAATGATCAAGAAATATGGAGTTGGGGAGCAGGAACTGAAGGACAACTAGGTACAGGAAAACTAAATGACGAATATACCCCTCAGCTTCTTCACAACCTCACCAATTCACTCTCCAACTATGGCACAGTCTCTACTCTCTCCTGTGGTGGTGCCCATGTCATTGCCTTGACTTCAG GTGGAAAGGTGTTAACTTGGGGAAGAGGAGCATCTGGGCAATTGGGGCATGGACAGGTTGTGTCGAATTGTTTGAACCCTAAGCTCGTGGATTGCCTTTCAAGTTTCAATATATGTCAGGTTTCTGCTGGTTGGAATCACTCTGGTTTCGTTTCAG ATTCTGGGTCCCTCTTCACTTGTGGGGATGGCTCGTTTGGTCAGTTGGGTCATGGTGATTGTCAGTCCTGCAGTACCCCAACGGAGGTTTCATTTTTCAGCTCTAAGCATGTGGAGCAAGTAGCTTGTGGCATGCGACATACATTGGTACAAACAAAAG GTAACTCAGGAGACCAATTATATGGATTTGGATCCAACAACCGTGGTCAGCTAGGCgtttcaaaaaataaaataagatcAGTGAGTATTCCTCAGCCATGTTTAGAATTCGACAGTGCTCAAGTGGTTACAGTTATCGCTAATGGAGACCATAGTGCTGCAATATCTG CTGATGGGAATCTCTACACTTGGGGAAGAAGCTTCAGCAGCCATTCGAATATCTATGTTCCTGAGCTGCTGTCGTCATCTTTGAGTTTCAAAGAAGCTGCTCTGGGGTGGAATCACGCTCTTTTGTTAACAG GTGAAGGGAAAGTATCCATGCTTGGAGGCAGACATCATGGAACGCTCAGTGAACCTGAAAACACAGCTCCTGATCATAACTCATTCG AAAATGCAGAAAATCCGAAGTTGCAGGAAGTAGCTGGTCTTGATGGGAGACGAGCTGTACAAATCGCAGCTGGAGCTGAACACTCGGCTGTAGTAACAG ACGATGGAGAAATATGGACATGGGGTTGGGGGGAACACGGTCAACTAGGCTTAGGGAATACGAATGACCAAACTTTACCCCAGCTGGTGCCTCTTCAGAACGCTAACCAACACAAGAGCTTGACATCGAGAGTGTACTGCGGAAGTGGATTCACATTTGCTGTGCGGACACACCTTCAAGTAGACGAGGACagcaacaacaacgacaacatcagAGCCATCCCAAAGTGA
- the LOC141598689 gene encoding ultraviolet-B receptor UVR8 isoform X4, translated as MEETENNEEQEQLEDTKVNSHQETATNDQEIWSWGAGTEGQLGTGKLNDEYTPQLLHNLTNSLSNYGTVSTLSCGGAHVIALTSGGKVLTWGRGASGQLGHGQVVSNCLNPKLVDCLSSFNICQVSAGWNHSGFVSDSGSLFTCGDGSFGQLGHGDCQSCSTPTEVSFFSSKHVEQVACGMRHTLVQTKGNSGDQLYGFGSNNRGQLGVSKNKIRSVSIPQPCLEFDSAQVVTVIANGDHSAAISGEGKVSMLGGRHHGTLSEPENTAPDHNSFVNSVRFLQDSENAENPKLQEVAGLDGRRAVQIAAGAEHSAVVTDDGEIWTWGWGEHGQLGLGNTNDQTLPQLVPLQNANQHKSLTSRVYCGSGFTFAVRTHLQVDEDSNNNDNIRAIPK; from the exons ATGGAGGAAACAGAAAACAACGAAGAACAAGAACAACTAGAGGACACAAAAGTAAATTCACACCAAGAAACAGCAACAAATGATCAAGAAATATGGAGTTGGGGAGCAGGAACTGAAGGACAACTAGGTACAGGAAAACTAAATGACGAATATACCCCTCAGCTTCTTCACAACCTCACCAATTCACTCTCCAACTATGGCACAGTCTCTACTCTCTCCTGTGGTGGTGCCCATGTCATTGCCTTGACTTCAG GTGGAAAGGTGTTAACTTGGGGAAGAGGAGCATCTGGGCAATTGGGGCATGGACAGGTTGTGTCGAATTGTTTGAACCCTAAGCTCGTGGATTGCCTTTCAAGTTTCAATATATGTCAGGTTTCTGCTGGTTGGAATCACTCTGGTTTCGTTTCAG ATTCTGGGTCCCTCTTCACTTGTGGGGATGGCTCGTTTGGTCAGTTGGGTCATGGTGATTGTCAGTCCTGCAGTACCCCAACGGAGGTTTCATTTTTCAGCTCTAAGCATGTGGAGCAAGTAGCTTGTGGCATGCGACATACATTGGTACAAACAAAAG GTAACTCAGGAGACCAATTATATGGATTTGGATCCAACAACCGTGGTCAGCTAGGCgtttcaaaaaataaaataagatcAGTGAGTATTCCTCAGCCATGTTTAGAATTCGACAGTGCTCAAGTGGTTACAGTTATCGCTAATGGAGACCATAGTGCTGCAATATCTG GTGAAGGGAAAGTATCCATGCTTGGAGGCAGACATCATGGAACGCTCAGTGAACCTGAAAACACAGCTCCTGATCATAACTCATTCG TAAATTCTGTTCGTTTTCTGCAAGACTCAGAAAATGCAGAAAATCCGAAGTTGCAGGAAGTAGCTGGTCTTGATGGGAGACGAGCTGTACAAATCGCAGCTGGAGCTGAACACTCGGCTGTAGTAACAG ACGATGGAGAAATATGGACATGGGGTTGGGGGGAACACGGTCAACTAGGCTTAGGGAATACGAATGACCAAACTTTACCCCAGCTGGTGCCTCTTCAGAACGCTAACCAACACAAGAGCTTGACATCGAGAGTGTACTGCGGAAGTGGATTCACATTTGCTGTGCGGACACACCTTCAAGTAGACGAGGACagcaacaacaacgacaacatcagAGCCATCCCAAAGTGA
- the LOC141598689 gene encoding ultraviolet-B receptor UVR8 isoform X1: MEETENNEEQEQLEDTKVNSHQETATNDQEIWSWGAGTEGQLGTGKLNDEYTPQLLHNLTNSLSNYGTVSTLSCGGAHVIALTSGGKVLTWGRGASGQLGHGQVVSNCLNPKLVDCLSSFNICQVSAGWNHSGFVSDSGSLFTCGDGSFGQLGHGDCQSCSTPTEVSFFSSKHVEQVACGMRHTLVQTKGNSGDQLYGFGSNNRGQLGVSKNKIRSVSIPQPCLEFDSAQVVTVIANGDHSAAISADGNLYTWGRSFSSHSNIYVPELLSSSLSFKEAALGWNHALLLTGEGKVSMLGGRHHGTLSEPENTAPDHNSFVNSVRFLQDSENAENPKLQEVAGLDGRRAVQIAAGAEHSAVVTDDGEIWTWGWGEHGQLGLGNTNDQTLPQLVPLQNANQHKSLTSRVYCGSGFTFAVRTHLQVDEDSNNNDNIRAIPK, from the exons ATGGAGGAAACAGAAAACAACGAAGAACAAGAACAACTAGAGGACACAAAAGTAAATTCACACCAAGAAACAGCAACAAATGATCAAGAAATATGGAGTTGGGGAGCAGGAACTGAAGGACAACTAGGTACAGGAAAACTAAATGACGAATATACCCCTCAGCTTCTTCACAACCTCACCAATTCACTCTCCAACTATGGCACAGTCTCTACTCTCTCCTGTGGTGGTGCCCATGTCATTGCCTTGACTTCAG GTGGAAAGGTGTTAACTTGGGGAAGAGGAGCATCTGGGCAATTGGGGCATGGACAGGTTGTGTCGAATTGTTTGAACCCTAAGCTCGTGGATTGCCTTTCAAGTTTCAATATATGTCAGGTTTCTGCTGGTTGGAATCACTCTGGTTTCGTTTCAG ATTCTGGGTCCCTCTTCACTTGTGGGGATGGCTCGTTTGGTCAGTTGGGTCATGGTGATTGTCAGTCCTGCAGTACCCCAACGGAGGTTTCATTTTTCAGCTCTAAGCATGTGGAGCAAGTAGCTTGTGGCATGCGACATACATTGGTACAAACAAAAG GTAACTCAGGAGACCAATTATATGGATTTGGATCCAACAACCGTGGTCAGCTAGGCgtttcaaaaaataaaataagatcAGTGAGTATTCCTCAGCCATGTTTAGAATTCGACAGTGCTCAAGTGGTTACAGTTATCGCTAATGGAGACCATAGTGCTGCAATATCTG CTGATGGGAATCTCTACACTTGGGGAAGAAGCTTCAGCAGCCATTCGAATATCTATGTTCCTGAGCTGCTGTCGTCATCTTTGAGTTTCAAAGAAGCTGCTCTGGGGTGGAATCACGCTCTTTTGTTAACAG GTGAAGGGAAAGTATCCATGCTTGGAGGCAGACATCATGGAACGCTCAGTGAACCTGAAAACACAGCTCCTGATCATAACTCATTCG TAAATTCTGTTCGTTTTCTGCAAGACTCAGAAAATGCAGAAAATCCGAAGTTGCAGGAAGTAGCTGGTCTTGATGGGAGACGAGCTGTACAAATCGCAGCTGGAGCTGAACACTCGGCTGTAGTAACAG ACGATGGAGAAATATGGACATGGGGTTGGGGGGAACACGGTCAACTAGGCTTAGGGAATACGAATGACCAAACTTTACCCCAGCTGGTGCCTCTTCAGAACGCTAACCAACACAAGAGCTTGACATCGAGAGTGTACTGCGGAAGTGGATTCACATTTGCTGTGCGGACACACCTTCAAGTAGACGAGGACagcaacaacaacgacaacatcagAGCCATCCCAAAGTGA